Proteins encoded in a region of the Salinicoccus sp. RF5 genome:
- the smpB gene encoding SsrA-binding protein SmpB yields MKKTHDKPLAQNRKASHDYHIEDTIEAGIELRGTEIKSIRRGSANLKDAYARVYRGEMYVYNMHIAPYEEGNRYNHDPLRTRKLLLKRKEIDKLQGQVQEAGYALIPLKLYIKNGFCKVLLGVGRGKKKYDKREDLKRKQMKRDVDRALKDRMQ; encoded by the coding sequence ATGAAGAAGACACATGATAAACCCCTTGCACAGAACAGGAAAGCGAGCCACGATTATCATATTGAAGATACGATTGAAGCGGGCATCGAGCTCAGGGGGACCGAGATCAAGTCCATCAGACGGGGATCGGCCAACTTGAAGGATGCCTATGCGCGGGTCTACAGGGGTGAGATGTATGTGTACAACATGCACATCGCCCCCTATGAGGAGGGCAACCGCTACAACCACGATCCACTGCGGACACGCAAGCTGCTGCTGAAGCGGAAGGAGATCGACAAGCTGCAGGGACAGGTGCAGGAGGCAGGGTATGCACTGATTCCGCTGAAGCTCTACATCAAGAACGGTTTCTGCAAAGTGCTCCTTGGTGTCGGACGCGGCAAGAAGAAGTATGACAAGCGGGAAGACCTGAAGCGCAAGCAGATGAAACGCGACGTCGACCGCGCGCTCAAGGACCGTATGCAGTAG
- the rnr gene encoding ribonuclease R → MGNYREKILEMIGSEDYRPMTMDQFQQELSAYDSEDFKEMVKEMVALEESGEVYRTKKDKYMKMSETDLVKGKLSLHKRGFGFLRPEDTEMEDIFIPPNAINGAFDGDIVLVEVQKHSQGDNQEGEVTTILTRGTTRVVGEYRASKHFGFVVPDSKKVVDDIFIPKNQNLGAVDGHKVLVEITKYREEESNPEGHVIQILGHKNDPGVDILSIIFQHGIEIEFPDEVMKAAEAAPDTISGDELKGRTDLRDEFTITIDGADAKDLDDAISVKKLDNGNHELIVSIADVSYYVEEDSPLDKEAYERGTSVYLVDRVIPMIPHRLSNGICSLNPDVDRLTMSCRMEIDSAGKVVNHDIFQSVIHSDRRMTYDAVNNMLDSGDEALIAEYSDVYPMLQEAEALAKILRGRRERRGAIDFDFNEAQVLVEADGTPADVVLRTRSVGERMIEEFMLAANETVAEHFHWMEVPFLYRVHEDPKEEKLRQFFEFVTNFGIIVKGKGNEIHPRALQEIIEEVEGRPEEMVISTLMLRSMQQARYAEDNLGHFGLSAEYYTHFTSPIRRYPDLVVHRLIRKYLIEGKTDRKTINEIDAELPDIAEHTSNRERRAQEAERDTDDLKKAEYMIQHVGETYEGVISGVMNFGMFVELPNTIEGLVHVSYMTDDHYQYQERHMALIGDRTGTVYRIGDPVEVEVLSVNLEERLIDFKVVGMPERQPRERRDKPVQIKAKSKPKNGDKKQDGKKNFDKGKTNKKPFYKGAKKSKRKK, encoded by the coding sequence ATGGGTAACTATAGAGAAAAGATTTTGGAAATGATCGGATCCGAAGATTATCGGCCGATGACAATGGACCAGTTCCAACAGGAACTGTCTGCATATGACTCCGAAGACTTCAAGGAAATGGTAAAAGAGATGGTTGCCCTTGAGGAGTCCGGGGAAGTCTACAGGACGAAGAAGGACAAGTACATGAAGATGAGCGAAACGGACCTCGTCAAAGGCAAGCTGTCCCTTCATAAGCGCGGCTTCGGCTTCCTGCGACCGGAAGACACCGAGATGGAGGACATCTTCATCCCGCCGAATGCCATCAATGGTGCCTTCGATGGGGACATCGTCCTTGTGGAAGTGCAGAAGCATTCGCAGGGGGACAACCAGGAAGGCGAGGTCACGACCATACTGACCCGGGGCACGACACGTGTTGTTGGGGAGTATCGTGCGAGCAAGCATTTCGGATTCGTCGTCCCCGATTCGAAGAAGGTCGTCGATGACATCTTCATTCCAAAGAACCAGAATCTCGGAGCGGTGGACGGCCATAAGGTGCTCGTCGAGATCACCAAATACCGTGAAGAGGAATCAAATCCCGAAGGTCACGTCATCCAGATACTGGGTCATAAGAATGACCCTGGAGTGGATATACTGTCCATCATCTTCCAGCATGGGATAGAAATCGAGTTCCCGGATGAAGTGATGAAGGCGGCAGAGGCTGCACCGGATACGATCAGTGGGGATGAGCTCAAAGGCCGTACGGACCTGCGTGATGAGTTCACGATTACGATAGACGGGGCCGATGCGAAAGACCTCGATGACGCGATCTCCGTCAAGAAGCTCGACAACGGAAATCATGAACTCATCGTCAGCATTGCTGATGTCAGCTACTATGTGGAGGAGGACTCCCCCCTCGATAAGGAAGCATATGAGCGGGGGACGAGTGTGTACCTGGTCGACCGTGTGATTCCGATGATACCGCACAGGCTGTCGAACGGTATCTGTTCACTGAACCCTGACGTCGACCGTCTGACGATGAGCTGTCGGATGGAAATTGACTCTGCGGGCAAGGTCGTCAACCACGACATCTTCCAGAGTGTCATCCATTCGGATCGCCGCATGACATATGACGCAGTCAACAACATGCTGGATTCCGGTGATGAAGCGTTGATCGCAGAATACAGTGACGTCTATCCGATGCTGCAGGAGGCTGAAGCACTGGCCAAGATACTCCGTGGCAGAAGGGAGCGGCGTGGTGCCATCGACTTCGACTTCAACGAAGCGCAGGTGCTCGTTGAAGCGGATGGCACCCCGGCGGATGTCGTCCTCCGTACACGTTCCGTCGGCGAGCGCATGATCGAGGAATTCATGCTTGCCGCCAATGAGACGGTGGCTGAACACTTCCACTGGATGGAAGTGCCGTTCCTCTACCGTGTCCACGAGGATCCAAAAGAGGAGAAGCTGCGCCAGTTCTTCGAATTCGTGACCAACTTCGGCATCATCGTCAAAGGGAAGGGCAACGAAATCCATCCGCGTGCGCTGCAGGAGATCATCGAAGAAGTTGAAGGCCGTCCGGAAGAGATGGTCATCAGTACATTGATGCTGCGTTCCATGCAGCAGGCAAGGTATGCGGAGGACAATCTTGGACACTTCGGCCTGTCGGCCGAGTACTATACGCACTTCACGTCCCCGATCCGCCGTTATCCCGACCTCGTCGTCCACCGGCTGATCAGAAAGTATCTGATCGAAGGGAAGACGGACCGGAAGACGATCAATGAGATCGATGCCGAGTTGCCTGATATCGCAGAGCACACTTCAAACAGGGAAAGAAGGGCCCAGGAAGCAGAGCGGGACACTGATGACCTGAAGAAGGCGGAGTATATGATCCAGCATGTGGGCGAGACGTACGAAGGTGTCATCTCCGGCGTCATGAACTTCGGCATGTTCGTAGAGCTGCCGAATACCATAGAAGGTCTTGTCCATGTCTCCTATATGACGGACGACCACTACCAGTACCAGGAGCGTCATATGGCACTGATCGGCGACCGTACGGGCACTGTCTACCGCATCGGGGACCCTGTCGAAGTGGAAGTGTTGAGCGTCAACCTCGAAGAGCGGCTGATCGACTTCAAGGTCGTCGGAATGCCTGAACGCCAGCCGAGGGAACGCAGGGACAAGCCTGTGCAGATCAAGGCCAAGTCCAAACCGAAGAACGGTGATAAGAAGCAGGATGGCAAGAAAAACTTCGATAAGGGCAAGACCAACAAGAAGCCATTCTACAAAGGCGCCAAAAAAAGTAAGAGGAAGAAGTAA
- a CDS encoding carboxylesterase, whose amino-acid sequence MKIQLPQPFFFEEGEKAVLLLHGFTGNSSDVRQLGRYLQKQGITSYAPHYEGHAEPPENLLKSSPHVWWAQVLEAYDFLVDEGYEKIFVSGLSLGGVFALRLATVRDVVGVSTICTPMYLKDRGTMYEGVLEYARGFKKMEGKSIGEIEREMAAFEPTVMLDEVRDMIEAAKDSLPDVHVPLFIAQSEKDEMINPDSANIIHDESGTEEDEKQLKWYPESGHVLTIDKEKKELFEDIHAFMNQLDWNEQ is encoded by the coding sequence ATGAAGATTCAGTTACCGCAGCCATTTTTCTTCGAGGAGGGGGAGAAGGCGGTCCTGCTGCTCCATGGATTCACCGGCAATTCATCAGATGTAAGGCAGCTCGGACGCTACCTCCAGAAGCAGGGGATCACTTCCTATGCCCCCCATTATGAAGGACACGCCGAACCTCCGGAGAACCTTCTGAAGTCAAGCCCGCACGTATGGTGGGCCCAGGTGCTTGAAGCCTATGATTTTCTGGTGGATGAGGGATATGAGAAGATATTCGTATCCGGCCTTTCACTTGGTGGCGTGTTTGCATTGCGCCTTGCGACAGTGCGTGATGTAGTAGGCGTTTCAACAATCTGCACCCCAATGTACCTCAAGGACCGCGGAACGATGTATGAGGGCGTGCTTGAATACGCACGGGGGTTCAAGAAGATGGAAGGAAAGTCGATAGGGGAGATTGAGCGTGAAATGGCGGCATTCGAACCGACCGTCATGCTGGATGAGGTCAGGGATATGATCGAGGCGGCAAAAGACAGTCTGCCGGATGTGCATGTACCGCTCTTCATCGCCCAATCTGAAAAGGATGAAATGATCAATCCGGATTCGGCGAACATCATCCATGACGAGTCCGGGACTGAAGAAGATGAGAAGCAGCTGAAGTGGTACCCGGAATCAGGGCATGTACTGACGATAGATAAAGAGAAGAAGGAACTGTTCGAAGATATACACGCATTTATGAACCAGTTGGACTGGAATGAGCAATAG
- the secG gene encoding preprotein translocase subunit SecG: MQTLLVVLLIIVCISLIAVVLLQSGKSAGLSGAIGGGAEQLFGKQKARGMDLILHRTTVILSLLFFLIMLLLTYLS, from the coding sequence ATGCAAACACTACTGGTCGTGCTATTGATTATCGTTTGTATATCTTTAATTGCAGTGGTATTGCTACAGTCAGGGAAAAGCGCCGGCCTCTCAGGTGCAATCGGTGGCGGTGCAGAGCAATTATTTGGTAAACAGAAAGCGCGTGGCATGGATCTTATACTTCATAGGACAACCGTCATTCTATCATTGTTGTTCTTCCTGATCATGCTGCTGCTCACATATTTAAGCTAA
- a CDS encoding carbohydrate kinase: protein MKRLYTIGEALIDFIPSEKGRKLKDVDGFEPQVGGAPANVAAAHAILGGESHLLTQLGTDAFGDRILELLEAKGVHTAYITRTHEANTGLAFVSLDEAGNRDFSFYRNPSADLLYDSSAVSGIDFAKSDLLHFCSVDLVESVMKETHRTVIQRVKEAGGTIVFDPNIRLPLWEDEEACRKAVREFMGFADIIKVSDEELEFITGISGESAALGALFTGDTEAVIYTKGPLGSEILFREGGRCEHRGFEVETIDTTGAGDAFIGAVLRKLSSDSGPALEILRQNGPEVLRFANAVGALSTSKRGAITSIPEQGEVEAFIRDCR from the coding sequence TTGAAACGCCTTTATACTATCGGAGAAGCACTGATCGATTTCATACCTTCAGAAAAGGGGAGGAAGCTGAAGGATGTCGATGGCTTCGAGCCACAGGTCGGGGGCGCACCGGCGAATGTCGCTGCGGCACATGCGATACTCGGCGGGGAATCCCATCTTCTGACACAGCTCGGCACAGACGCATTCGGTGACCGTATACTGGAACTCCTTGAAGCGAAGGGGGTACATACGGCGTACATCACCCGGACACATGAAGCGAATACAGGACTTGCCTTCGTCTCTCTTGATGAGGCGGGGAACAGGGACTTTTCGTTCTACAGGAACCCTTCGGCCGATCTTCTATATGACAGTTCGGCAGTCAGCGGAATCGACTTCGCGAAGTCCGACCTCCTGCATTTCTGTTCGGTCGACCTTGTGGAAAGCGTCATGAAGGAGACACACCGGACGGTGATCCAGAGGGTGAAGGAGGCGGGCGGCACCATCGTCTTCGATCCGAACATCCGCCTGCCGCTGTGGGAAGATGAAGAGGCGTGCCGCAAAGCGGTGCGTGAATTCATGGGGTTTGCCGATATCATAAAGGTGTCGGATGAAGAGCTTGAGTTCATCACCGGAATCAGTGGGGAATCGGCTGCCCTGGGCGCACTTTTCACAGGGGATACAGAAGCGGTCATCTATACGAAAGGGCCGCTTGGCAGTGAGATACTCTTCAGGGAAGGTGGACGCTGCGAGCATCGGGGGTTCGAAGTGGAGACCATCGATACGACAGGCGCAGGGGATGCCTTCATAGGGGCAGTGCTCCGTAAGCTTTCCTCGGACTCCGGCCCCGCCCTTGAAATCCTGAGGCAGAACGGCCCGGAGGTACTCCGCTTTGCGAATGCGGTCGGTGCCCTCTCCACATCTAAAAGAGGCGCCATCACGAGCATCCCTGAACAGGGGGAAGTTGAAGCGTTCATCAGGGACTGCAGGTAG